One Tomitella gaofuii DNA segment encodes these proteins:
- a CDS encoding alcohol dehydrogenase catalytic domain-containing protein encodes MGTDRPAGPGHAVAQVWHGGGDFRPTAFAVPDPAPGEVIVRVRVSTVCGSDRHTVSGRRSGPAPSILGHESVGEVAALHPDGAVAVNGAELRVGDRVVWGVTAACGRCDRCAAGRTAKCRRLRKIGHEPLGDRPLSGGFSTHVHLPSGVPIMTVPDAVPDAPAALAGCAVATAVACVDAVHRRVARPRRALVCGAGLLGVASVAALAAAGVEHIEVRDVDPSRVAFARRFGATAGRVVPRNTADGTGDDGAGFDAAIDMSGTPGGVAACVAALGVGGVAVLAGSVRPHAPVPLDAERVVRGHASIVGVHNYEPAHLRDAVRLLAATASSAPWPDAVEPPVPLGLLPTLFERTPARLRAAVAPSMPEHADAGTSPA; translated from the coding sequence ATGGGGACGGACCGGCCGGCGGGGCCCGGGCACGCGGTGGCCCAGGTGTGGCACGGCGGCGGGGACTTCCGGCCGACGGCCTTCGCGGTGCCCGATCCCGCCCCGGGGGAGGTCATCGTGCGGGTCCGCGTCTCGACGGTCTGCGGCTCGGACCGGCACACGGTCTCCGGGCGCCGCAGCGGGCCGGCACCGTCGATCCTGGGGCACGAGTCGGTGGGCGAGGTCGCCGCGTTGCACCCGGACGGCGCGGTCGCCGTCAACGGTGCCGAGCTCCGCGTCGGAGACCGCGTCGTGTGGGGCGTGACTGCCGCGTGCGGGCGCTGCGACAGGTGCGCGGCCGGCCGCACGGCGAAGTGCCGCCGCCTGCGTAAGATCGGGCACGAACCGCTCGGCGACCGGCCGCTGTCCGGCGGGTTCTCCACGCACGTCCACCTGCCCTCCGGGGTGCCGATCATGACGGTGCCGGACGCCGTGCCCGACGCCCCGGCGGCCCTGGCCGGATGCGCGGTGGCGACGGCGGTGGCCTGCGTCGACGCGGTGCACAGACGCGTCGCCCGTCCGCGTCGGGCGCTGGTGTGCGGGGCGGGCCTGCTCGGCGTGGCGTCGGTGGCGGCGCTCGCCGCGGCCGGCGTCGAGCACATCGAGGTCCGCGATGTGGACCCGTCGCGGGTGGCATTCGCACGCAGGTTCGGGGCGACCGCCGGGCGGGTGGTGCCGCGGAACACGGCGGACGGCACGGGAGACGACGGCGCGGGATTCGACGCCGCGATCGACATGTCCGGTACGCCGGGCGGGGTGGCGGCGTGCGTGGCGGCGCTGGGCGTCGGCGGGGTGGCGGTGCTGGCCGGCAGCGTGCGCCCGCACGCGCCGGTGCCCCTGGACGCGGAACGCGTAGTGCGCGGCCACGCGTCGATCGTCGGCGTCCACAACTATGAGCCGGCCCATCTGCGCGACGCCGTCCGGCTGCTCGCCGCCACCGCGTCGTCGGCCCCATGGCCGGACGCCGTCGAACCTCCGGTGCCGCTGGGTCTGCTGCCCACGCTGTTCGAGCGCACTCCGGCGCGGCTGCGCGCGGCAGTGGCCCCGTCGATGCCGGAACATGCCGATGCGGGAACAAGTCCAGCCTGA
- a CDS encoding MSMEG_1061 family FMN-dependent PPOX-type flavoprotein, with amino-acid sequence MQTTTGTTAAAPRGADAHRIATPDRLEEVLGGPPHPDIIAKCTPHTTPLVREFIRHARFFVLATADADGRCDSSPRGDITSVVRMPDAHTLILPDRPGNRRGDSYRNILANPHVGILFIVPGLEEVVRVNGTATLTTDPEVCADMTLGGRPAQLALIVHIEEVFTHCARAMLRGKLWRPDTWVAHGEVPALREMIHEQLDRPVPDDAPPARAEGYRDHLY; translated from the coding sequence ATGCAGACGACGACCGGGACGACTGCGGCGGCCCCGCGCGGCGCGGACGCGCATCGGATCGCCACACCCGACCGTCTCGAGGAGGTGCTCGGCGGTCCGCCGCATCCGGACATCATCGCCAAGTGCACCCCGCACACGACCCCGCTCGTGCGCGAGTTCATCCGGCACGCACGGTTCTTCGTCCTCGCCACCGCCGACGCCGACGGGCGCTGCGACAGTTCCCCGCGCGGCGACATCACCAGCGTGGTGCGGATGCCCGACGCGCACACGCTGATCCTCCCGGACCGCCCGGGCAACCGCCGCGGCGACTCGTACCGCAACATCCTGGCCAACCCGCACGTGGGGATCCTGTTCATCGTCCCCGGCCTCGAAGAGGTGGTCCGCGTCAACGGCACCGCGACGCTCACCACGGACCCGGAGGTGTGCGCGGACATGACCCTGGGCGGCCGTCCCGCGCAGCTTGCGCTGATCGTGCACATCGAGGAGGTGTTCACCCACTGCGCCCGCGCGATGCTGCGCGGCAAGCTGTGGCGGCCGGACACCTGGGTGGCCCACGGCGAGGTGCCCGCACTGCGCGAGATGATCCACGAACAGCTGGATCGCCCGGTTCCCGACGACGCCCCGCCCGCACGCGCCGAGGGCTACCGGGACCACCTGTACTGA
- a CDS encoding TIGR03364 family FAD-dependent oxidoreductase: MTSAESSTHTDLLVVGAGIVGLAHAFEAARRGLSVRVIERDERPVGASVRNFGHVCTTPQADADYPLALDSREGWLAMAAATGIPVAQEGTLVVARRPEEFAVLEELRCARGGDRVRLLTGDQVRERIRGPRAVGGESATGGALLPDDLAVDPRTAAPTLARWLAAHDQVDLLTGTAVTGAGGGRVETSRGAFTADHVVVCVGHDLDRLFPDLAQQRKVRRCALQMLLAAPVDGYVFPSPVLTGTSMLRYGAMSATDAAGALRRAIAAEQPELLDIDANAMFSRRPDGGLIVGDSHVRAVTVDPFLDEDVYAPLLDSAADIIRPATPLHIRQRWQGVYATSEDTNLVHERIDDATTVAVVTSGIGMTLSFGIARRTLAGL, from the coding sequence GTGACCTCTGCCGAATCATCGACTCACACCGATCTGCTCGTCGTCGGAGCCGGAATCGTCGGCCTGGCGCATGCCTTCGAGGCCGCGCGCCGCGGGCTGTCCGTGCGCGTGATCGAACGCGACGAACGGCCCGTGGGCGCATCGGTGCGCAACTTCGGCCACGTCTGCACCACGCCGCAGGCCGACGCCGACTATCCGCTGGCCCTCGACTCACGCGAGGGGTGGCTGGCGATGGCTGCGGCCACCGGCATCCCCGTCGCGCAGGAAGGGACGCTGGTGGTGGCGCGCCGGCCCGAAGAGTTCGCCGTGCTCGAGGAGCTGCGGTGCGCACGCGGCGGCGACCGCGTGCGACTGCTGACCGGCGACCAGGTGCGCGAACGCATCCGCGGCCCCCGCGCCGTCGGCGGCGAGTCCGCGACCGGCGGTGCGCTGCTGCCTGACGACCTCGCCGTGGATCCGCGCACCGCCGCGCCCACGCTCGCGCGGTGGCTGGCCGCGCACGACCAGGTGGATCTGCTCACCGGTACCGCCGTCACGGGGGCCGGCGGCGGGCGCGTGGAGACGTCGCGCGGCGCCTTCACCGCCGACCACGTGGTGGTGTGCGTGGGCCACGACCTGGACAGGCTGTTCCCGGATCTCGCACAGCAACGCAAGGTCCGGCGGTGCGCGCTGCAGATGCTGCTCGCCGCGCCGGTCGACGGCTACGTGTTCCCCTCGCCGGTGCTCACCGGCACGTCGATGCTCCGCTATGGCGCGATGTCCGCGACCGACGCGGCCGGCGCCCTGCGGAGGGCCATCGCCGCCGAGCAGCCTGAACTGCTGGACATCGACGCCAACGCGATGTTCAGCCGCCGCCCCGACGGCGGGCTCATCGTCGGCGACTCGCACGTGCGCGCCGTCACCGTCGACCCGTTCCTGGACGAGGACGTCTACGCGCCGCTGCTCGACTCGGCCGCCGACATCATCCGGCCGGCGACCCCGCTGCACATCCGCCAACGGTGGCAGGGTGTCTACGCCACGAGCGAGGACACCAACCTGGTGCACGAGCGAATCGACGACGCCACCACCGTCGCGGTGGTCACCTCCGGCATCGGCATGACGCTGTCGTTCGGCATCGCCCGCCGCACGCTCGCCGGTCTCTGA
- the bphC gene encoding biphenyl-2,3-diol 1,2-dioxygenase gives MADQQVEREIRALGYVEVQTNDMERWRKLAFGVLGFAEGAGPDERALYLRMDERAARIIVTPGETDGVTVVGWEVRDQEALDRVREQVGAAGIEVRDLTQQEADGRRVEAAIAFTDPAGTQLEVFHGALLDHSPVVTPFGAKFVTGAQGLGHAVIPVPDQGAAYDFYVKTLGFLPRGAFRMPAPPEYGPMRIRFFGVNQRHHSLAMMPSPKQGPGLIHIMVEVETLDQVGEAQDRVVKEGISLSSTLGRHTNDKMVSFYVRAPGGWDIEFGCEGMLVDEEHYTAEEITADSYWGHDWSGSEPLAVLQ, from the coding sequence ATGGCAGATCAGCAGGTGGAGCGCGAGATCCGGGCGCTCGGATACGTAGAGGTACAGACGAACGACATGGAGCGGTGGCGGAAGCTGGCGTTCGGGGTGCTGGGTTTCGCGGAGGGGGCGGGGCCCGATGAGAGGGCGCTGTACCTGCGGATGGACGAGCGGGCGGCGCGGATCATCGTCACGCCCGGCGAGACCGATGGCGTGACGGTGGTCGGTTGGGAGGTGCGCGACCAGGAGGCGCTCGACCGGGTGCGCGAGCAGGTCGGCGCCGCGGGCATCGAGGTGCGGGACCTGACGCAGCAGGAGGCGGACGGGCGTCGGGTGGAGGCGGCGATCGCGTTCACCGACCCGGCCGGAACGCAGCTCGAGGTGTTCCACGGGGCGCTGCTCGATCACAGCCCGGTGGTGACGCCGTTCGGGGCGAAGTTCGTCACCGGCGCGCAGGGCCTCGGCCACGCCGTCATCCCCGTTCCCGACCAGGGGGCCGCGTACGACTTCTACGTCAAAACGCTCGGATTCCTGCCGCGCGGCGCCTTCCGCATGCCCGCACCACCCGAGTACGGGCCCATGCGGATCCGGTTCTTCGGGGTCAACCAGCGCCACCACTCGCTGGCGATGATGCCCTCGCCCAAGCAGGGGCCGGGGCTCATCCACATCATGGTCGAGGTGGAGACCCTCGACCAGGTCGGCGAGGCGCAGGATCGCGTGGTCAAGGAGGGCATTTCGCTCTCGTCCACTCTTGGCCGGCACACCAACGACAAGATGGTGTCGTTCTACGTGCGCGCGCCGGGCGGCTGGGACATCGAGTTCGGCTGCGAGGGCATGCTGGTCGACGAGGAGCACTACACGGCCGAGGAGATCACGGCCGACAGCTACTGGGGCCACGACTGGTCCGGCTCCGAACCGCTGGCCGTGCTGCAGTAG
- a CDS encoding GntR family transcriptional regulator: MTVAVDATRRRRDEVVDALAGQAAALRVGTRLPSEAQIMRQFAVSRSVARAAIEQLESCYLVRRVQGMGTYVHRRLDVPVGGDGPPSFHRVIAAAGAHARTVVVATRAEPAPDAASAALGRGLTCKAERLGFVDDEPTSALEHWLYPGALPEPAVALRAYESVHDGLDAAGVAARCVLRRATTDSAPGWVCHRLELPARSETWLTEAACVETGTGRPLYYARAWSRMDRVRLVLATGE, translated from the coding sequence ATGACCGTTGCCGTCGATGCGACCCGGCGTCGCCGTGACGAGGTGGTCGATGCGCTCGCGGGGCAGGCCGCGGCGCTGCGCGTGGGCACGCGTCTGCCCAGCGAGGCGCAGATCATGCGGCAGTTCGCCGTGTCGCGTTCGGTGGCGCGCGCGGCCATCGAACAGTTGGAGAGCTGCTACCTGGTGCGCCGCGTGCAGGGGATGGGGACCTACGTGCACCGTCGCCTCGACGTGCCGGTGGGCGGGGACGGCCCGCCGTCGTTCCACCGCGTGATCGCTGCGGCGGGCGCACACGCGAGGACGGTGGTGGTGGCGACGCGCGCCGAGCCCGCGCCCGATGCGGCGTCGGCGGCGCTGGGGCGCGGCCTCACCTGCAAGGCCGAGCGCCTCGGGTTCGTCGACGACGAGCCGACGAGCGCCCTCGAGCATTGGCTGTACCCCGGCGCGCTGCCGGAGCCGGCGGTGGCGCTGCGGGCCTACGAGTCGGTGCACGACGGGCTCGACGCCGCCGGTGTGGCCGCGCGGTGCGTGCTGCGCCGGGCCACCACGGACTCGGCGCCCGGGTGGGTGTGCCACCGGCTGGAGCTGCCGGCCCGGTCGGAGACGTGGCTGACGGAGGCGGCGTGCGTCGAAACCGGGACGGGGAGGCCGCTGTACTACGCGCGCGCATGGTCGCGGATGGACCGGGTCCGGCTGGTGCTCGCCACCGGGGAGTAG
- a CDS encoding acyl-CoA dehydrogenase family protein, with protein sequence MGNRVLDVIEAHADELFAQGEEAEKIGKLTDRTVEIMNEAQAMRMFQPAEYGGLEYRPRQFAETVMRLASLDPAAGWVLGVCGVHPWQLAYNDKRVREEVWGEDSSIWMASPYMPTGMLTPKGDGTYGFSGRWSFSSGTDHCRWVFLGGMLTEADGSMPAEPQMVHVIIPRKDYEIIDGSWDVVGLRGTGSKDLVIKDAVVPEYRFMTWDDVVSGDGQARSGRTETLYKLPWSGMFPLGITAATVGICEGLLRLAQDYQADRINAQGTAVKDDPYTMYRFGELMADIRAARAELLANVDDLWEMTERGEQADFARRAQGRATQVRAAWRAVEAANEIYARCGGTALRMQMPMQRFWRDAQAGMHHAIHSPNTVYHASALSALGADPQGPLRMMI encoded by the coding sequence ATGGGCAACAGGGTGCTCGACGTGATCGAGGCGCACGCGGACGAGCTGTTCGCGCAAGGCGAGGAAGCCGAGAAGATCGGCAAGCTCACCGATCGGACCGTGGAGATCATGAACGAGGCGCAGGCGATGCGCATGTTCCAGCCGGCCGAGTACGGCGGTCTGGAGTACCGGCCGCGGCAGTTCGCGGAGACGGTGATGCGCCTGGCGTCGCTGGATCCGGCGGCGGGCTGGGTGCTGGGCGTGTGCGGGGTGCACCCGTGGCAGTTGGCCTACAACGACAAGCGGGTGCGTGAGGAGGTGTGGGGTGAGGACAGCAGCATCTGGATGGCCTCTCCCTACATGCCCACCGGCATGCTCACCCCGAAAGGGGACGGCACCTACGGGTTCAGCGGCCGCTGGTCGTTCTCGTCGGGCACCGACCACTGCCGCTGGGTGTTCCTCGGCGGAATGCTCACCGAGGCGGACGGGTCGATGCCCGCGGAACCGCAGATGGTGCACGTCATCATCCCCCGCAAGGACTACGAGATCATCGACGGCTCGTGGGACGTGGTGGGCCTGCGCGGCACGGGCAGCAAGGACCTGGTGATCAAGGACGCCGTGGTGCCCGAGTACCGCTTCATGACCTGGGACGATGTGGTCAGCGGCGACGGTCAGGCGCGGTCGGGCCGCACCGAGACGCTCTACAAGCTGCCCTGGTCCGGCATGTTCCCGCTGGGCATCACCGCCGCCACCGTCGGAATCTGCGAGGGGCTGCTGCGGCTGGCCCAGGACTACCAGGCCGACCGCATCAACGCGCAGGGCACGGCCGTCAAGGACGACCCGTACACCATGTACCGCTTCGGCGAGCTGATGGCGGACATCCGGGCGGCGCGCGCGGAGCTGCTGGCCAACGTCGACGACCTCTGGGAAATGACCGAGCGGGGCGAGCAGGCCGATTTCGCGCGGCGCGCCCAGGGGCGCGCCACCCAGGTGCGTGCCGCGTGGCGGGCCGTGGAGGCGGCCAACGAGATCTACGCGCGCTGCGGCGGCACGGCGTTGCGCATGCAGATGCCGATGCAGCGGTTCTGGCGTGACGCGCAGGCCGGGATGCACCATGCGATCCACTCGCCCAACACCGTTTACCACGCGTCCGCCCTCAGCGCGCTCGGCGCCGACCCGCAGGGGCCGCTGCGGATGATGATCTGA
- a CDS encoding IclR family transcriptional regulator — MRMTTGRSGDSTLDRVDLIFGAVQEHGYLTLSEVVEYTGIPRSSAHRLLTRMVRMRWLLRVGSNYELGVRLFSLGTEGLRNHWFHRIAYPRLRDLHTRTGYVVHLAYLDGTEAMIWDKLGGGAFGAAVPTRIGTHRPAHQSAVGKVLLAAETDEFIEGIRHLAPSTSRTITDLDQLHGEIVQVRERRFAVDRAESFNGVGCVATPVLAGMADTSDGHPAVAAISICAPVARIDNRLVAPLLAAAAEITRHASPNPMMEHRGGV; from the coding sequence ATGAGGATGACGACGGGCAGGTCCGGCGATTCCACGCTCGATCGGGTCGATCTCATCTTCGGGGCGGTGCAGGAGCACGGGTATCTGACGCTGTCGGAGGTCGTCGAGTACACCGGCATCCCCCGCTCGTCCGCGCACCGGTTGCTCACCCGCATGGTGCGCATGCGGTGGCTGCTGCGCGTCGGGTCCAACTACGAGCTGGGCGTGCGGCTGTTCTCCCTGGGCACGGAGGGCCTGCGCAACCACTGGTTCCATCGGATCGCCTACCCGCGGCTGCGCGATCTGCACACCCGCACCGGATACGTGGTGCACCTGGCCTACCTGGACGGCACAGAGGCGATGATCTGGGACAAGCTCGGCGGAGGCGCGTTCGGCGCCGCGGTGCCCACGCGGATCGGCACGCACCGGCCGGCGCACCAGTCCGCGGTGGGCAAGGTGCTGCTGGCTGCGGAGACGGACGAGTTCATCGAGGGGATCCGGCACCTGGCGCCGTCGACGTCACGCACGATCACCGACCTCGACCAGCTGCACGGCGAGATCGTGCAGGTGCGCGAACGCCGCTTCGCCGTGGACCGCGCCGAGTCGTTCAACGGGGTCGGGTGCGTCGCCACGCCCGTGCTGGCGGGGATGGCCGACACCAGCGACGGACACCCTGCGGTGGCCGCGATCTCGATCTGCGCGCCGGTGGCCCGCATCGACAACCGGCTGGTGGCGCCGCTGCTCGCCGCCGCCGCGGAGATCACCCGCCACGCCAGCCCCAACCCGATGATGGAGCACCGCGGGGGCGTCTGA
- a CDS encoding phosphonatase-like hydrolase — protein MVELVAFDIAGTVVDEGGIVYEVLRESVERAGVTVTEEQFLPWTGMEKRTAIAHLLRLGRAVPTEAMVDDAFAWFTRELDRRYRESPPQPFPGVEELFTNLRAGGVKVALTTGFTRDVTDALLAGLGWTVGDGDPDATLDAVCTGDEVAASRPYPYMIHTVMQRTGTESVSGVIAVGDTRADLDAAHNAGVTGVGVTTGACARTDLAARPHRSILDAAVELWADPVFENYADAV, from the coding sequence ATGGTCGAGCTGGTGGCATTCGACATCGCGGGAACCGTGGTGGACGAAGGCGGAATCGTCTACGAGGTGCTGCGGGAATCGGTGGAACGGGCGGGGGTGACCGTCACCGAGGAGCAGTTCCTGCCGTGGACGGGGATGGAGAAGCGCACGGCGATCGCCCACCTGCTGCGCCTGGGCCGCGCGGTGCCGACCGAGGCGATGGTCGACGACGCCTTCGCGTGGTTCACCCGGGAGCTCGACCGCCGGTACCGGGAGAGCCCGCCGCAACCGTTCCCCGGGGTGGAGGAGCTTTTCACGAACCTGCGTGCCGGCGGGGTGAAGGTGGCGTTGACGACGGGGTTCACCCGCGACGTCACCGACGCGCTGCTGGCGGGCCTGGGGTGGACGGTGGGCGACGGCGATCCCGACGCGACGCTCGATGCGGTGTGCACCGGGGACGAGGTCGCGGCGTCGCGCCCGTACCCCTACATGATCCACACGGTGATGCAGCGCACGGGCACGGAGTCGGTGTCCGGGGTGATCGCGGTGGGGGACACGCGCGCGGACCTGGACGCCGCGCACAACGCGGGGGTGACCGGCGTGGGAGTGACCACCGGCGCCTGCGCCCGCACCGACCTGGCGGCGCGCCCGCACCGCAGCATCCTCGACGCCGCCGTCGAGCTGTGGGCGGATCCCGTCTTCGAGAACTACGCCGACGCGGTCTGA